Proteins encoded together in one Alteribacter keqinensis window:
- the flhF gene encoding flagellar biosynthesis protein FlhF, which translates to MKVKKYQADDMPEAMIKIKQELGKDAVILHSKTIEIGGFLGFFTKKKLEVIAAADPEPVKPVKKPLNTAPPAVKEETGDLKMEVAALRNSVTGMHLKTQYPQPLQPLYEVMCGAGLSWELTDTCMNSAVKRWYKEDSPRQPDLRLWMQQILEAEIPDEPFLSVADRKKYINLVGPTGVGKTTTLAKMASHALLHEKKTIGFITTDTYRIAAVEQLKTYARILNVTVEVAYSLEDFKKACEKLADKDVVFIDTAGRNYQDSEYIKQLKSTLDFSSQIETHLVLSLTSKYEDMKEIIDQFKAIGPEYALFTKWDETKSHGAVLNVLSSHNMKVSYITTGQDVPDDIKKADKTGIIEEMVNKCHVQ; encoded by the coding sequence TTGAAAGTAAAAAAATATCAGGCTGATGATATGCCTGAAGCCATGATTAAAATAAAGCAGGAACTTGGAAAAGACGCTGTGATTCTTCACTCCAAAACAATTGAAATAGGCGGGTTCCTCGGTTTTTTCACAAAGAAAAAGCTCGAGGTCATTGCAGCTGCAGACCCTGAGCCGGTTAAACCCGTGAAAAAACCGCTTAACACTGCCCCGCCGGCAGTGAAAGAAGAGACGGGGGATCTGAAAATGGAAGTGGCTGCTCTTAGAAACTCGGTTACTGGAATGCATTTAAAAACACAGTACCCTCAGCCGCTTCAGCCGCTGTATGAGGTCATGTGCGGAGCGGGACTCTCATGGGAACTTACAGATACGTGCATGAACAGTGCAGTAAAACGGTGGTACAAAGAAGACTCACCGAGGCAGCCCGATCTTCGCCTGTGGATGCAACAAATCCTTGAAGCCGAAATTCCCGATGAGCCTTTTCTATCTGTGGCAGACCGGAAGAAATATATCAATCTGGTCGGGCCCACGGGTGTCGGAAAAACGACCACCCTTGCAAAGATGGCTTCCCATGCTCTGCTTCATGAAAAAAAGACGATTGGCTTTATTACAACGGACACGTACCGGATTGCAGCGGTAGAACAGCTGAAAACCTACGCCAGAATTCTTAACGTTACTGTCGAGGTGGCCTACTCACTGGAGGATTTTAAAAAAGCGTGCGAAAAACTGGCAGATAAAGACGTTGTTTTTATTGATACGGCAGGACGGAATTATCAGGACAGTGAATATATCAAACAATTAAAGAGCACTCTTGATTTTTCTTCACAGATTGAAACTCATCTTGTCCTTTCGTTAACGAGTAAATATGAAGATATGAAAGAAATTATCGATCAGTTTAAGGCAATCGGTCCTGAATACGCCCTTTTCACAAAATGGGACGAAACAAAATCCCATGGGGCCGTCCTCAATGTTCTCAGCAGTCACAACATGAAAGTATCCTATATAACAACAGGTCAGGATGTACCGGATGACATTAAAAAAGCAGATAAAACGGGCATCATCGAAGAGATGGTGAATAAATGCCATGTACAGTGA
- the flhB gene encoding flagellar biosynthesis protein FlhB: MYKKIDLTFFSQEKTEKATPKKKQDSRKKGQVAKSSDVNTAIILLFVFLFLWLIGSFASERLFTMSAYTFENLLTLELTSGNVQALFLDLTAQVIWIAGPIMLIAMLGAVVSNYMQVGFLFAPEAIKMKLSKVDPIQGFKRIYSVRALVEFLKSMLKISLVGIVTFTIIWVYMDDILTMSLYSVGDSAAMIGTLTVMMGLAVALLLIFLGILDYLYQKYDHEKNIRMSKQDVKDEHKKSEGDPLIKSRIKEKQRQMATSRMMQEVPKADVVITNPTHYAVALKYDEGDMAAPKVTAKGVDYVALKLIGIAKHNQVVTVENRPLARALYAQAEIGDEVPEELFKAVAEVLAYVYRLNQKAKQ; this comes from the coding sequence ATGTACAAAAAAATTGATTTAACATTTTTTTCTCAGGAAAAAACGGAAAAAGCCACACCGAAAAAGAAACAGGATTCACGGAAAAAGGGACAGGTTGCCAAAAGCTCCGATGTGAATACCGCTATTATTCTATTATTTGTTTTTTTATTTCTATGGTTAATCGGCAGCTTTGCATCTGAAAGACTCTTTACCATGAGTGCCTACACTTTCGAGAACCTCCTTACTCTGGAGCTTACGAGCGGAAACGTTCAGGCGTTGTTTCTGGATCTGACCGCCCAGGTAATCTGGATAGCTGGTCCCATCATGCTGATTGCCATGCTCGGGGCGGTGGTGAGCAACTATATGCAGGTTGGCTTTCTGTTTGCACCGGAAGCAATAAAAATGAAGCTTAGCAAGGTTGATCCGATTCAGGGTTTTAAACGGATTTATTCTGTCCGGGCGCTCGTTGAATTTTTAAAGAGCATGCTTAAAATCAGCCTCGTAGGTATTGTTACCTTCACGATTATCTGGGTTTATATGGACGATATTCTTACAATGTCGTTGTACTCCGTCGGCGACAGTGCTGCGATGATTGGAACGCTCACGGTTATGATGGGGCTGGCAGTTGCCTTGCTTCTTATCTTTCTGGGGATTCTTGATTATCTTTATCAGAAATACGATCACGAAAAAAACATCCGTATGTCAAAGCAGGATGTAAAAGATGAGCATAAAAAAAGTGAGGGTGACCCCCTCATTAAATCACGTATTAAAGAAAAACAGCGTCAGATGGCAACAAGCAGGATGATGCAGGAAGTTCCGAAAGCTGACGTTGTCATCACCAACCCGACTCACTATGCTGTAGCCCTTAAGTATGATGAGGGAGATATGGCAGCACCGAAAGTAACAGCCAAAGGGGTTGATTATGTAGCCCTTAAGCTCATTGGTATCGCAAAGCACAACCAGGTAGTCACTGTGGAAAACCGACCGCTCGCGAGAGCACTTTACGCACAGGCAGAGATTGGTGACGAAGTACCGGAGGAGCTTTTTAAAGCGGTGGCAGAAGTGCTCGCCTATGTTTACCGTCTGAATCAAAAAGCAAAGCAGTAA
- a CDS encoding protein-glutamate methylesterase/protein-glutamine glutaminase gives MSADNKISVLIIDDSAFMRKMIADLLERDKRIRVVEKARNGRDGIEKIKKYKPDVVTLDVEMPVMNGLDALKKIMKETPLPVIMVSSTTKKGADNTLEAMSLGAFDFITKPSGAISLDIHKVQNELIEKVTAASNARPVQVRSHENQRHPVIRKRQPPVTLVRTKIVAIGTSTGGPRALQTVLGNIPRDFPYPILVVQHMPPGFTKSLSERLDGQAQIKVKEAEHGEIIKRGIAYIAPGGYHLKVKKLGSSVVVHLDDESDTVNGHRPSVDVMLTSLATLPKTRVISVILTGMGSDGTEGIKSLKRNSDVYVITESEETAVVYGMPRAVVESGLSDAVTNLDHITNELGQH, from the coding sequence ATGAGTGCGGATAACAAAATCAGCGTGCTGATCATTGATGACTCTGCATTCATGAGAAAAATGATCGCAGACCTCCTGGAGAGAGACAAGAGAATCCGGGTTGTGGAAAAAGCACGCAATGGGAGAGACGGGATCGAAAAGATAAAGAAATATAAGCCTGATGTGGTGACGCTCGATGTTGAAATGCCAGTCATGAATGGGCTGGACGCGTTAAAAAAGATTATGAAGGAAACCCCTCTGCCAGTCATTATGGTATCGAGTACAACAAAAAAAGGTGCCGATAATACCCTGGAAGCGATGAGCCTAGGGGCGTTTGATTTTATTACGAAACCTAGCGGGGCTATCTCACTGGATATACATAAAGTTCAGAACGAACTGATCGAAAAGGTCACAGCAGCTTCCAATGCCCGGCCGGTACAGGTAAGGTCCCATGAAAATCAAAGACACCCGGTTATCCGGAAAAGACAGCCTCCTGTGACTTTGGTAAGAACCAAGATTGTCGCAATCGGTACATCCACCGGGGGCCCGAGAGCCCTTCAGACGGTCCTCGGCAATATTCCTAGAGACTTCCCTTATCCGATACTCGTTGTCCAGCATATGCCTCCGGGATTTACAAAATCCCTTAGTGAACGGCTGGACGGACAAGCTCAGATTAAGGTGAAAGAAGCAGAACATGGAGAAATCATAAAAAGAGGGATTGCGTATATTGCCCCGGGAGGCTACCATTTAAAGGTGAAGAAATTAGGGTCTTCGGTCGTAGTTCATTTGGATGATGAGAGTGATACGGTTAACGGACACCGTCCGTCAGTGGATGTGATGCTTACCTCACTTGCCACCCTTCCTAAAACAAGGGTGATCTCGGTCATCCTGACAGGCATGGGGAGTGATGGAACTGAGGGAATAAAATCGCTAAAAAGAAACAGTGACGTCTATGTCATCACAGAGTCCGAAGAAACAGCAGTCGTTTACGGAATGCCAAGAGCAGTCGTTGAATCAGGACTGTCTGACGCTGTCACAAATCTTGATCACATTACAAATGAACTCGGTCAGCATTAA
- a CDS encoding MinD/ParA family protein: MYSDQAAQLRKSMKKQASTFPIREKMKKNTARVLAVVSGKGGVGKSNFTVNFSLSLIEQHKKVLIIDLDLGMANIDILLGKASRYSMIDMIEQRMRAGDIIETTEEGLSYIAGGTALSEIYELNENDLDFFLRQLEGLENEYDVIILDLGAGINRGGTQMVMAAHDVIVVTTPEPTAMTDGYGMIKYIHKQNPSLPVHLLVNQCKNKEHAAHLAANLTQVCDSFLGKKIEFFGFLPKDEAVWNAVCAQKPFMSAAPQCKVSKAMKEIAGRFCGEPSGTNENSFVKKLKGWLKKR, from the coding sequence ATGTACAGTGACCAGGCAGCACAACTGAGAAAATCAATGAAAAAACAAGCCTCAACGTTTCCCATAAGAGAAAAAATGAAGAAGAATACCGCCCGGGTTCTTGCTGTTGTAAGCGGAAAAGGCGGGGTGGGGAAGTCCAACTTTACAGTCAATTTCAGTCTGAGCCTGATTGAACAGCATAAAAAAGTCCTGATTATTGATCTTGACCTTGGTATGGCTAATATTGATATCCTCCTTGGGAAAGCTTCCCGGTATTCGATGATTGATATGATTGAGCAGCGCATGCGTGCCGGGGATATTATTGAGACAACAGAAGAAGGGCTTTCCTACATTGCAGGGGGGACGGCTTTGTCGGAGATTTATGAGCTCAATGAAAATGACCTGGATTTTTTTCTCCGTCAGTTAGAAGGACTGGAAAATGAATATGATGTAATCATTCTTGATCTTGGTGCCGGGATAAACAGAGGCGGAACCCAGATGGTAATGGCTGCTCACGATGTGATCGTTGTGACGACTCCCGAGCCGACTGCGATGACAGATGGATACGGCATGATTAAGTACATTCATAAACAAAATCCGTCTTTACCTGTTCACCTCCTGGTTAACCAGTGTAAAAACAAAGAACATGCTGCACATTTAGCCGCGAACCTCACTCAGGTGTGTGATTCTTTTTTGGGAAAGAAGATTGAATTTTTCGGCTTCCTGCCAAAAGATGAAGCTGTCTGGAATGCGGTCTGTGCCCAAAAGCCTTTTATGAGTGCCGCTCCACAGTGCAAAGTCAGTAAAGCAATGAAAGAGATAGCCGGCCGTTTCTGCGGTGAGCCTTCTGGAACGAATGAGAATTCATTTGTTAAGAAACTTAAAGGGTGGTTAAAAAAACGATGA
- the flhA gene encoding flagellar biosynthesis protein FlhA yields the protein MAPRDLTVLLGVVTIVIMLIIPLPTGIIDFLIIINISLALLIILVAMNTKEALQFSIFPTLLLLVTLFRLGLNVSTTRAILGNHGDAGNVIETFGSFVVGGNALVGFVIFIILVVIQFIVITKGAERVSEVGARFTLDAMPGKQMSIDADLNAGMISDIEAKERRKKIEQEADFYGSMDGASKFVKGDAIAGIVIVIINIIFGLVIGMIQEGMPLAAAADKYTLLTVGDGLVSQIPALLVSTATGIIVTRAASEGNLGHDVTKQLFAYPKMMYVAGITIFLLGVATPIAWPIPTLVALMLGAGGFFMSKEEAAQKIEEEGDDDPGDQEEDMTSPESVVSLLQVDPIEFEFGYGLIPLADTNQGGDLLDRVVMIRRQLAIEMGMIVPVIRIRDNIQLQPNEYSIKIKGNEVARGELLLDHYMAMSPGVDDEAVTGIDTVEPAFGLPAIWISEDTKEQAELSGYTVVDPPSVVSTHLTEVIKNHSDELLGRGETKQLVDHLSESYSTLVEDVTPSPLSIGEIQKVLSRLLKEKVSIRNLPIIFETLADYGQMTKDTDMLTEYVRQSLSRQISKQFVQDKEALHVVTVSGAVEKMISDAVQQTEHGSYLALDPQSSQQLIEQMMAEIERMQEMGYMPVILCSPAVRMYVRHLIERYMPQVPVLSYNELEPSVEVQSVGVVKGI from the coding sequence ATGGCACCGAGAGATTTAACCGTTTTACTTGGGGTAGTAACCATCGTAATTATGCTTATTATTCCCCTGCCTACTGGCATTATTGATTTTTTAATCATTATTAATATATCCCTTGCGCTTCTGATCATCTTAGTAGCGATGAATACAAAGGAAGCATTGCAGTTTTCCATATTTCCGACACTGCTCTTACTGGTAACCCTGTTTCGTCTCGGCCTGAATGTATCCACAACAAGGGCCATTCTTGGTAATCACGGGGATGCAGGAAATGTCATCGAAACGTTCGGATCCTTTGTTGTGGGAGGTAATGCCCTGGTAGGGTTTGTTATCTTCATTATTCTGGTCGTGATCCAGTTTATCGTCATTACAAAAGGGGCGGAGCGTGTATCAGAAGTAGGGGCCCGCTTTACTCTCGATGCCATGCCCGGCAAGCAGATGAGTATCGATGCAGACCTCAATGCGGGGATGATTTCCGATATTGAGGCAAAGGAAAGAAGAAAGAAAATCGAACAGGAAGCTGATTTTTACGGGTCTATGGACGGAGCCAGCAAATTCGTTAAAGGGGATGCAATTGCCGGTATTGTTATCGTCATTATCAATATCATTTTCGGTCTTGTAATCGGCATGATTCAGGAAGGAATGCCTTTGGCTGCGGCGGCGGACAAATATACTCTCCTTACTGTCGGGGACGGTCTTGTGAGTCAGATCCCTGCCCTCCTCGTTTCTACAGCTACAGGTATTATTGTCACCCGTGCTGCATCAGAAGGGAACCTCGGTCATGATGTGACAAAGCAGTTGTTTGCCTATCCAAAAATGATGTATGTTGCAGGAATTACGATCTTTCTGCTGGGGGTTGCAACGCCAATTGCCTGGCCGATTCCTACACTGGTAGCTCTGATGCTTGGTGCAGGAGGCTTCTTTATGAGTAAGGAAGAGGCAGCACAAAAGATAGAAGAGGAAGGAGACGATGACCCGGGCGATCAGGAAGAGGATATGACTTCACCTGAGAGTGTCGTAAGTCTTCTACAGGTGGATCCTATCGAATTTGAGTTCGGATACGGTCTCATTCCTCTGGCTGATACAAATCAGGGGGGAGATCTTCTGGACCGTGTCGTTATGATCCGGAGGCAGCTGGCCATTGAAATGGGAATGATCGTTCCGGTTATTCGGATCCGGGATAATATCCAGCTCCAGCCGAATGAATATTCGATCAAAATTAAAGGAAACGAAGTAGCCAGAGGAGAACTTCTCCTCGATCATTATATGGCCATGAGTCCCGGTGTCGATGATGAAGCAGTTACAGGAATTGACACGGTTGAACCGGCATTCGGACTGCCGGCGATATGGATCTCGGAGGATACTAAAGAGCAGGCTGAGCTGTCAGGCTATACAGTCGTTGATCCGCCGTCAGTTGTATCGACTCATCTTACTGAGGTCATAAAAAACCACTCTGATGAGCTTCTCGGCCGCGGTGAAACGAAACAGCTCGTTGATCATCTGAGTGAATCCTACAGCACTCTTGTAGAAGACGTGACCCCTTCTCCCCTTTCCATTGGAGAAATACAAAAGGTTCTGAGCCGTTTACTGAAAGAAAAGGTTTCGATCCGGAATCTGCCTATTATTTTTGAAACCCTTGCGGACTACGGTCAGATGACGAAAGATACGGATATGCTCACAGAGTATGTCCGTCAGAGTCTCAGCCGCCAAATTTCAAAGCAGTTCGTCCAGGACAAAGAAGCCCTGCACGTAGTAACGGTCAGCGGAGCTGTAGAGAAAATGATCTCTGATGCCGTTCAGCAGACTGAGCATGGAAGCTATCTTGCTCTGGATCCTCAGTCTTCCCAGCAATTGATCGAACAGATGATGGCTGAAATTGAAAGAATGCAGGAGATGGGCTACATGCCGGTCATTCTATGCTCACCTGCTGTAAGGATGTATGTGCGTCACCTGATAGAGCGCTATATGCCGCAAGTACCGGTTCTCAGCTACAACGAGCTCGAACCTAGTGTAGAAGTACAGAGTGTAGGGGTGGTGAAAGGGATTTGA